A window from Pseudomonas frederiksbergensis encodes these proteins:
- a CDS encoding ATP-binding protein, with amino-acid sequence MIRSLRVRLMLAAALLAVLFMLALLPAMQGAFSLALQDSIEQRLASDVTTLISAARVENNRLQMPAQLPDERFNLTDGRLLGYIYDREGHLVWRSKGTQEEHINYKPRYDGRGNEFARISEANGQEFFVYDVEVKLLGGKSAAFSIVALQPVREYEATLEGLRENLYLGFGAALLVLLALLWSGLTWGLQALRRLSQELDEIESGTRESLSEQHPRELLRLTGSLNRLLHSEREQRSRYRDSLDDLAHSLKTPLTVLQGVSEDMAQRPADRDQAWVLQTQIERMSQQISYQLQRASLRKSGLVRHQVRLRPVLQSLCDTLDKVYRDKRVRVAFDLPEQCYVPIEQGALLEMMGNLLENAYRLCLGEVRISVRENLGGVELCVEDDGPGVPPDQRARILQRGERLDRQHPGQGIGLAVVKDIIESYSAKLTLGDSPMGGAAFRIHFPVV; translated from the coding sequence TTGATTCGTTCCCTTCGTGTCCGCTTGATGCTCGCTGCCGCGCTCCTGGCGGTGTTGTTCATGCTGGCGCTGCTGCCGGCGATGCAGGGCGCGTTCAGCCTGGCGTTGCAGGACTCGATCGAACAGCGCCTGGCGTCGGACGTCACCACCCTGATCTCTGCCGCCCGGGTGGAGAACAATCGCTTGCAGATGCCAGCGCAGTTGCCCGATGAGCGTTTCAACCTGACTGACGGCCGTTTGCTTGGCTACATCTATGACCGCGAAGGGCATCTGGTCTGGCGCTCGAAGGGCACCCAGGAAGAGCACATCAACTACAAACCGCGTTACGACGGGCGCGGTAACGAGTTCGCGAGAATCAGCGAAGCCAACGGCCAGGAATTCTTCGTCTATGACGTCGAGGTCAAACTTCTCGGCGGCAAGAGCGCGGCGTTCAGCATCGTCGCGCTGCAACCGGTGCGCGAGTACGAAGCCACCCTCGAAGGCCTGCGGGAAAACCTCTACCTCGGTTTCGGTGCCGCCTTGCTGGTGTTGCTCGCGCTGCTGTGGAGCGGCCTGACCTGGGGCTTGCAGGCGTTGCGCCGGCTCAGTCAGGAACTGGACGAGATCGAAAGCGGCACCCGCGAAAGCCTCAGCGAACAACACCCGCGCGAACTGTTGCGCCTGACCGGTTCCCTCAACCGCTTGCTGCACAGCGAGCGCGAACAACGCAGCCGCTATCGCGATTCCCTCGACGACCTGGCCCACAGCCTGAAAACCCCGCTGACTGTGCTGCAAGGCGTCAGCGAAGACATGGCCCAGCGCCCGGCCGATCGTGATCAGGCCTGGGTGCTGCAAACCCAGATCGAACGCATGAGCCAGCAGATCAGCTACCAACTGCAACGCGCCAGCCTGCGCAAAAGCGGTCTGGTGCGTCATCAGGTACGCCTGCGCCCGGTGCTGCAAAGCCTGTGCGACACGCTGGACAAGGTCTACCGCGACAAACGCGTGCGGGTCGCGTTCGATCTGCCGGAGCAGTGTTACGTGCCGATCGAGCAGGGTGCGCTGCTGGAAATGATGGGCAACCTGCTGGAAAACGCCTATCGCCTGTGCCTCGGCGAAGTACGCATCAGCGTGCGCGAAAATCTTGGCGGGGTTGAGTTGTGTGTTGAGGATGACGGGCCGGGAGTGCCGCCGGATCAGCGCGCGCGGATTCTGCAGCGTGGGGAACGGCTGGATCGCCAGCATCCGGGGCAGGGGATTGGGTTGGCGGTGGTCAAGGACATCATCGAGAGCTACAGCGCGAAGCTGACGCTGGGGGACTCGCCAATGGGCGGGGCGGCGTTCCGGATTCATTTTCCGGTGGTTTGA
- a CDS encoding response regulator produces the protein MKLLVVEDEALLRHHLQTRLTDSGHVVESVANAEEALYQTEQFNHDLAVIDLGLPGMGGLDLIRQLRSRGKTFPILILTARGNWQDKVEGLAAGADDYVVKPFQFEELDARLNALLRRSSGFTQSTIVAGPLLLDLNRKQASLDEQPLALTAYEYRILEYLMRHHQQVVAKDRLMEQLYPDDDERDPNVIEVLVGRLRRKLEGPAGFKPIDTVRGLGYLFNERCT, from the coding sequence ATGAAACTGCTGGTCGTCGAAGATGAAGCGCTGTTGCGCCATCACCTGCAAACCCGCCTGACGGACAGCGGCCACGTGGTCGAGTCCGTGGCCAATGCCGAAGAGGCGCTGTACCAGACCGAGCAGTTCAACCATGACCTGGCGGTGATCGATCTCGGCCTGCCGGGCATGGGCGGGCTCGACCTGATCCGTCAGCTGCGCTCGCGCGGCAAGACCTTCCCGATCCTGATCCTCACCGCGCGCGGCAACTGGCAGGACAAGGTCGAAGGCCTTGCCGCCGGCGCCGACGATTACGTGGTCAAACCGTTCCAGTTCGAAGAACTCGATGCCCGCCTGAATGCCTTGCTGCGCCGTTCCAGCGGTTTCACCCAGTCGACCATCGTCGCCGGGCCGTTGCTGCTGGACCTCAATCGCAAACAGGCGTCCCTCGATGAACAACCGCTGGCGCTGACCGCTTACGAGTATCGGATCCTCGAGTACCTGATGCGGCATCACCAGCAAGTGGTGGCCAAGGATCGCTTGATGGAACAGCTCTACCCGGACGACGACGAGCGCGATCCGAACGTGATCGAAGTACTGGTCGGCCGTCTGCGCCGCAAACTTGAAGGCCCGGCCGGTTTCAAACCGATCGATACCGTGCGTGGCCTCGGCTACCTATTCAATGAGCGCTGCACTTGA
- a CDS encoding dienelactone hydrolase family protein → MRIFLAFALLALSGFSQAAIKTQEIPYQSADGTKLIGYFAYDDAIQGARPGVVVVHEWWGLNEYTKRRARDLAGLGYSALAIDMYGDGKNTEHPKDAMAFMQAALKDSAASSARFQAGLDLLKKQPQTDPDKIAAIGYCFGGGVVLNAARQGLPLAGVVSFHGALATKTPATPGSVKAKILVEHGALDSMITADNVAAFKAEMDKAGADYQFVNLEGAKHGFSNPDADRLSHGDHGGPDIGYNKAADEKSWADMQAFFKKIFS, encoded by the coding sequence ATGCGCATTTTCCTCGCCTTTGCATTACTGGCCTTGAGCGGGTTCAGCCAAGCCGCTATCAAGACTCAGGAAATCCCTTATCAAAGTGCTGACGGCACCAAGCTGATCGGCTATTTCGCCTACGACGACGCCATTCAGGGCGCACGCCCTGGCGTTGTGGTGGTGCACGAATGGTGGGGGCTCAACGAGTACACCAAGCGCCGCGCCCGGGATCTCGCCGGTCTGGGCTACAGCGCACTGGCCATCGACATGTATGGCGATGGCAAAAACACTGAGCATCCCAAGGACGCGATGGCCTTCATGCAAGCGGCATTGAAAGACAGTGCCGCGTCCAGTGCACGCTTTCAGGCCGGGCTCGATCTGCTGAAGAAGCAGCCGCAAACCGACCCGGACAAAATCGCCGCTATCGGTTATTGCTTCGGCGGCGGCGTGGTGCTGAATGCGGCACGCCAGGGTTTGCCGCTGGCGGGCGTGGTGAGTTTTCACGGTGCGCTGGCAACCAAGACGCCTGCCACACCGGGTAGCGTGAAAGCCAAAATCCTCGTCGAACATGGCGCTCTGGACAGCATGATCACCGCGGATAACGTTGCAGCGTTCAAGGCAGAAATGGACAAGGCAGGTGCTGACTATCAATTCGTCAACCTTGAAGGAGCCAAGCATGGCTTCAGTAATCCTGATGCAGACCGGTTGAGCCATGGCGATCACGGCGGGCCGGATATTGGCTACAACAAAGCGGCGGATGAAAAATCCTGGGCGGACATGCAGGCGTTTTTCAAGAAAATATTTAGCTGA
- a CDS encoding 4'-phosphopantetheinyl transferase family protein: MNRAPALPVCCTPLDAHWPLPFALPDTVLLSTHFDTSQLASDDFQRSAIEPPPAIQRSVAKRQAEFLAGRVCARAALQQLEGLNFIPAIGEDRAPVWPTHITGSITHSTGRASAIVAKKTHWRGLGMDLENLLNPERAERLAGEILTPPELHRMTAGRRDQLAMLVTLTFSVKESLFKALYPIVQQRFYFEHAEVLEWTESGEVRLRLLTDLSTEWRNGTELDAQFGVIDGQLLSLVSIKA, translated from the coding sequence ATGAATCGCGCCCCCGCCCTCCCCGTCTGCTGCACCCCACTCGATGCCCATTGGCCGCTGCCGTTTGCGCTGCCCGATACGGTGCTGTTGAGCACTCACTTCGATACCTCGCAACTGGCCAGCGATGATTTCCAGCGCAGCGCCATCGAGCCGCCGCCCGCCATCCAGCGTTCGGTCGCCAAGCGTCAGGCAGAGTTCCTCGCCGGGCGGGTTTGCGCTCGGGCGGCGTTGCAACAGTTGGAAGGGCTGAACTTCATCCCGGCTATCGGCGAAGACCGGGCACCGGTGTGGCCGACGCACATCACCGGTTCGATCACCCACAGCACCGGCCGGGCCTCGGCGATTGTCGCGAAGAAAACCCACTGGCGCGGCCTGGGGATGGACCTGGAAAACCTGCTCAACCCTGAACGGGCCGAGCGGCTGGCCGGGGAAATCCTCACCCCGCCCGAGTTGCACCGCATGACCGCAGGCCGTCGCGACCAGTTGGCGATGCTGGTCACCCTGACGTTTTCGGTAAAGGAAAGCCTGTTCAAGGCGCTGTATCCGATCGTTCAGCAGCGCTTCTATTTCGAGCACGCTGAAGTGTTGGAGTGGACCGAAAGCGGTGAAGTGCGGCTGCGGTTGCTGACGGATCTGTCCACTGAGTGGCGCAACGGCACTGAGCTGGATGCGCAGTTCGGGGTCATTGATGGGCAGTTGTTGAGTCTGGTCAGCATCAAGGCCTGA
- a CDS encoding ATP-binding protein, producing MNSIFLRIYGGMCAALILVAVLGVLALHLLNQVRGEQYRERLAHGTFSLMADNLNPMNETERHRALLVWERLLGIPLALKTFAQTDLDMTQRTRVLRGQALVEQTGPHAAKVYRLVSDKEQLVLTGEVQQISEQLARATIYLLADELVRYPVAEQPERLAQLKRDKGFGFDLRLVKIEQADMDEDQSRRVSEGDTVMALGKGGDSIRVFAGMVGTPWVLEIGPLYQMNPYPPEWLVLIAALGLSLIGLIVYLLVRQLERRLRGLEAAATRIAKGSLETRVPTRGADSVGRLASAFNGMAEHLQQLLAIQRELVRAVSHELRTPVARLRFGLEMIGSATTPQALEKYCEGMDHDIEDLDRLVDEMLTYARLEQGSPALNFQRIDLDALVNQVIEELAPLRAEVTVQRGLCLSAADNDDAWVEAEPRYLHRALQNLVSNAMRHAQSRVTVSYQVGQQRCRVDVEDDGPGVPETAWEKIFTPFLRLDDSRTRASGGHGLGLSIVRRIIHWHDGRALISKSKSLGGACFSLSWPRNQEKR from the coding sequence GTGAACTCGATCTTCCTGCGCATTTACGGTGGCATGTGCGCGGCGCTGATTCTGGTGGCGGTGCTCGGCGTGCTGGCCTTGCACCTGCTTAACCAGGTGCGCGGCGAGCAATACCGCGAACGCCTGGCCCACGGCACGTTCTCGCTGATGGCCGACAATCTGAACCCGATGAACGAAACCGAGCGCCACCGTGCCTTGCTGGTGTGGGAGCGGTTGTTGGGGATTCCTCTGGCGCTGAAGACCTTTGCCCAAACCGACCTCGACATGACCCAGCGCACCCGCGTGCTGCGCGGTCAGGCGCTGGTGGAACAGACCGGTCCGCACGCGGCGAAGGTTTACCGGTTGGTCAGCGACAAGGAACAGTTGGTGCTGACTGGCGAAGTCCAGCAGATCAGCGAACAACTGGCCCGGGCCACTATTTACCTGCTGGCCGATGAACTGGTGCGCTACCCGGTGGCCGAGCAGCCCGAGCGCCTGGCGCAATTGAAGCGCGACAAAGGCTTTGGTTTCGACTTGCGGCTGGTGAAGATCGAACAGGCGGACATGGACGAAGACCAGAGTCGCCGGGTGTCTGAGGGCGACACGGTGATGGCGCTGGGCAAGGGCGGCGATTCGATCCGGGTGTTTGCCGGCATGGTGGGGACGCCGTGGGTGCTGGAAATCGGCCCGTTGTATCAGATGAATCCTTATCCGCCGGAGTGGCTGGTGCTGATCGCCGCCCTGGGTTTGAGTCTGATCGGCTTGATCGTCTATTTATTGGTGCGCCAACTTGAACGCCGTTTGCGTGGACTGGAAGCGGCCGCCACGCGCATCGCCAAGGGCAGCCTGGAAACCCGCGTGCCAACACGCGGCGCGGACTCGGTGGGACGGCTGGCTTCGGCGTTCAACGGCATGGCCGAACACTTGCAGCAATTGCTGGCGATCCAGCGTGAGCTGGTGCGTGCCGTGTCTCATGAGCTGCGCACACCCGTGGCGCGGTTGCGTTTTGGCCTGGAAATGATCGGCTCGGCGACCACGCCGCAGGCGTTGGAAAAATACTGTGAAGGCATGGACCATGACATCGAGGATCTCGATCGCCTGGTGGACGAGATGCTCACCTACGCACGACTGGAGCAGGGTTCACCGGCACTGAATTTTCAGCGGATCGATCTGGATGCGTTGGTCAATCAGGTGATCGAAGAACTGGCGCCGTTACGCGCCGAGGTCACGGTGCAGCGCGGTTTGTGTTTGTCCGCCGCGGACAATGATGATGCCTGGGTCGAGGCCGAGCCGCGTTACCTGCACCGGGCGTTGCAGAACCTGGTGAGCAACGCCATGCGCCACGCTCAATCGCGGGTGACCGTCAGCTATCAGGTCGGGCAGCAGCGCTGTCGAGTGGATGTCGAGGATGACGGACCGGGCGTGCCGGAAACGGCCTGGGAGAAAATCTTCACGCCATTCCTGCGCCTCGACGACAGCCGTACCCGCGCCTCCGGTGGGCATGGGTTGGGGTTGTCCATCGTGCGGCGAATCATCCATTGGCATGATGGCCGGGCGTTGATCAGCAAGAGTAAAAGCCTGGGCGGGGCGTGTTTCAGTTTGAGTTGGCCGAGGAATCAGGAGAAGCGTTGA
- a CDS encoding response regulator → MEQEAWQVLIVEDDQRLAELTRDYLEANGLRVSIEGNGALAAARIIKEKPDLVILDLMLPGEDGLSICRKVRDKYDGPILMLTARTDDTDQILGLDLGADDYVCKPVRPRLLLARIQALLRRSEAPEVAPEKQRRLQFGPLVVDNALREAWLNDNGIELTSAEFDLLWLLVANAGRILSREEIFTALRGIGYDGQDRSIDVRISRIRPKIGDDPEHPRLIKTIRSKGYLFVPEACTL, encoded by the coding sequence GTGGAGCAAGAAGCCTGGCAGGTATTGATTGTCGAGGACGACCAGCGTCTGGCCGAACTGACCCGCGACTACCTGGAAGCCAATGGCCTGCGCGTATCGATCGAGGGCAACGGCGCCTTGGCCGCGGCACGGATCATCAAGGAGAAACCGGACCTGGTGATCCTCGACCTGATGTTGCCGGGCGAGGATGGCCTGAGCATCTGCCGCAAGGTCCGCGACAAGTATGACGGCCCGATCCTGATGCTCACCGCCCGCACCGACGACACCGATCAGATACTTGGCCTGGACCTGGGCGCCGACGACTACGTGTGCAAACCGGTTCGCCCCCGTCTGTTGCTGGCGCGCATCCAGGCCTTGTTGCGACGCAGTGAAGCCCCTGAAGTGGCGCCGGAAAAACAACGGCGCCTGCAGTTCGGTCCCCTGGTGGTCGACAACGCATTGCGCGAAGCCTGGCTGAACGACAACGGCATCGAACTGACCAGCGCCGAGTTCGACCTGCTCTGGCTGTTGGTGGCCAACGCCGGGCGCATCCTGTCCCGGGAAGAGATTTTCACCGCGCTGCGCGGCATTGGCTATGACGGCCAGGACCGTTCCATCGACGTGCGCATCTCGCGCATTCGCCCAAAAATCGGCGATGACCCGGAGCATCCGCGGCTGATCAAGACCATCCGCAGCAAAGGTTATCTGTTCGTTCCGGAAGCCTGCACGCTGTGA